The nucleotide window ATAGTCAAGAGAAAAGGATTCATTTTGAGACCTATAATATTTTAGGTGACCCAAGTTTAAGGTTATGGCGAAGAGTACCGAAAAATCTATCAGTATCTTTAAATACCAATGCTTTAAGGATTGGTAATAATTATTTAAGAGTTATTGTCAGGGATAATAATCAGCCGATACCAAATGCCCGTGTATCCCTTTTGATTGATTCCTTACCGATTGTTTATAAAACCGATGAGAGTGGCTATGCCTATCTACCAATAAATACGATTAATGAAGGTAATGCCAAACTGACAATAACTTGCCAAGATTATCTTCCTTACTCTTTAAATTTACCAATTTTAACAAATGAAAGAAATTTATCTTTCTATTCTTATCGGATTTCAAATAATTATTTAAATAATCTTTGCTCTTTGTATATCAGTATCAAAAATTATGGTATCCAAGATGAAAATAATGTGAATGTTATAATCTATTCTCTATCTCCTTATTTAACTGTTTTAGATTCAATAAGAAATTATGGGCAAATCAGAAGTGGTGACATAAGAGAAGCAAGTCCCTTTATTTTGAGATTAGATAACATTCCGCAAGAAGATAGTTTATTAATTTTATTAAGAATAAACTCTTCTGATTCCAATTTCTATTCTTTATTTAATATTCCAGTATATTATCCAAATTTTAATTATCTTAGTTATCGTTTTCTTGATGGCAATAATAATATTCCTGAGCCAAACGAAGAAGGTCTTTTATATATTAAAATAAAAAATATTGGCAACTCTTTTGTTAATAATATTACTGGTAGATTGGCAATCAAAAGTACGGCTGGTCTTATTTTAGATTCAATCAGTCAATATGGTGATTTTCAGATTTCTGAAGAGAAAGAAAACCAAACTCCCTATCGTTTAAGAATATTTCCAGATGCCGCAAGAAATCGAAGGCTTGTTTTTATCTTATATCTCTATCAAGAGAATAATCTTTTATGCTCATTAAAATTCAGTTTTAATACTGGTATTATTGATTCCTTTGCCTGTTCTTATCCCAGTTTTTATAATTATTATGCTTATGAAGATATTGACTATTCTTATAATGAAAGACCAGAATTTAATTGGATAGAGATTGACCCAAATTATGGTGGTCGGGGAAGGAAGATTGATTTGAGAAACGATGATTTTAAAGTTATCTCTTTACCAAATAATTTCAATTTCCGATTTTCTTCTGAGCCAATAAGAAAGATAACCGTTTCGGATAATGGTGTCTTGATCTTAGATTCCGTAAGATTTACCGATTTTTATAACTGGTCAATTTATCATCCCTTTGTCTATCAGAAATCCCTATTAATCTTCTGGGACGATTTCCATCCAGATACTTTAGATGCTTCGGGTGTTTATTACTATTATGATACATTAAACAATCGTTTTATTTTAGAGTGGTCAAGGGTGAAACATATTCACGGATTTATCTCACCGCAGATTGGTGAAGAACAGACATTTCAGATTATTTTATATGATATAAATCGTTATCCAACAAGAACTGGTGATGGCATAATACTATTCCAATACTTAGATATTTCTGATGATGATACCTTTCATAACTATTCAACAATTGGGATAAGAGAAAAGGATTATTATGGCTATCAGAGTGGTATCCAGGTAAAATTTGGTCAAGATTACGATATAACTTTTGGCAGAATAAGAGATAATAAGGCAATAAAATTTAGCCCCAATCCACCGGATACCTATACCTTTATCAAAGAAGAAAAATTATTACCGGTTTCTTTTAAGACAATAATGAGAAAAGAGAGATTTTTAAAGGCAATTTATCAAATTAATAAAGATAAAAAAGTATTTCTTTACGATATAACTGGTAAGAGATGTTCGGTTGAGAAAATAAGAAAAGGGATTTATTACTTAGTAATAAAAGAGAAAGATATTTTTTTAAGAAAAAAGATTATTTTATTAGACTAAATATTTTTTGATTTTTGGTATTATTTTTGTAAAATTATTACCCAAAATAAATAGGAGGAAAGATGGTGTTTATACTCTTATTAAGTTTAATTAATTATCCGGTCTATCATGGTGTTGCTTGTGCGAAAGGGACTCCTTATGTTTGGATGTGTGAGAAAGAGAGTGCCTATGTTTACAAATCAAT belongs to candidate division WOR-3 bacterium and includes:
- a CDS encoding C25 family cysteine peptidase, which gives rise to MGRFLFILLSFFSFIIGDIIKEGYLIIVPDEFYQEILPLAQWKRELGYYVFVRKKSEVGNTNIQIRDYVRSFYDTSSVKLKFLLLGGAINKIPAFIIQQTSLVTDNTYGCIDNDYIPEIYVGRLPASQASELRIMVDKIIYYEKGLQQDTSYYKQGLAVATTYVGGAGTRAVSALETKRWWRDLLLNQGFLKVDTIFYDLPPYPTTDSIKNAIERGVLYINARGWGNYEGWHYPRFYREDVYNLNNINKLPVIFSFYCGTGNFNANPCLGEVFLRVGSPNNLTGGVLFFGPSYAGTSTRFNNCLDASIFSYLFDNKNEEKRVGEVILKGKILFLNSFNNPKDSQEKRIHFETYNILGDPSLRLWRRVPKNLSVSLNTNALRIGNNYLRVIVRDNNQPIPNARVSLLIDSLPIVYKTDESGYAYLPINTINEGNAKLTITCQDYLPYSLNLPILTNERNLSFYSYRISNNYLNNLCSLYISIKNYGIQDENNVNVIIYSLSPYLTVLDSIRNYGQIRSGDIREASPFILRLDNIPQEDSLLILLRINSSDSNFYSLFNIPVYYPNFNYLSYRFLDGNNNIPEPNEEGLLYIKIKNIGNSFVNNITGRLAIKSTAGLILDSISQYGDFQISEEKENQTPYRLRIFPDAARNRRLVFILYLYQENNLLCSLKFSFNTGIIDSFACSYPSFYNYYAYEDIDYSYNERPEFNWIEIDPNYGGRGRKIDLRNDDFKVISLPNNFNFRFSSEPIRKITVSDNGVLILDSVRFTDFYNWSIYHPFVYQKSLLIFWDDFHPDTLDASGVYYYYDTLNNRFILEWSRVKHIHGFISPQIGEEQTFQIILYDINRYPTRTGDGIILFQYLDISDDDTFHNYSTIGIREKDYYGYQSGIQVKFGQDYDITFGRIRDNKAIKFSPNPPDTYTFIKEEKLLPVSFKTIMRKERFLKAIYQINKDKKVFLYDITGKRCSVEKIRKGIYYLVIKEKDIFLRKKIILLD